One genomic region from Euzebya tangerina encodes:
- a CDS encoding phosphoribosyltransferase, whose protein sequence is MSMRLAALVRLFFNHHADCVGDFDRVVAVRSTRRAAPASLLQTLPEFRDFDLDALRATEEGFVADSRLAGNRVLLIDDTFTRGTSMFTAAAAIKRAGSEVFGRVAIGRRVNPSFENSKPMCERLSSVPFDMSRCCRCDGVVTEPPLRDSMF, encoded by the coding sequence ATGTCGATGCGTCTTGCGGCTCTCGTTCGGCTCTTCTTCAACCATCACGCTGACTGCGTCGGCGACTTTGACCGCGTGGTCGCAGTCCGATCGACTCGGCGGGCTGCACCTGCATCCTTGCTGCAGACGCTGCCAGAGTTTCGAGACTTCGACCTCGATGCCCTTCGAGCGACCGAGGAAGGCTTCGTCGCAGACTCACGCCTGGCGGGAAACCGAGTTCTTCTCATCGATGACACCTTCACGCGCGGAACATCGATGTTCACCGCGGCAGCAGCAATCAAGCGCGCGGGTAGTGAAGTTTTCGGACGGGTTGCCATCGGCCGCCGCGTGAACCCTTCATTCGAGAACAGCAAGCCGATGTGCGAACGGCTGTCGTCCGTTCCGTTCGACATGTCTCGATGCTGTCGATGCGATGGCGTCGTCACCGAACCACCCCTCCGGGACTCGATGTTTTGA
- a CDS encoding serine/arginine repetitive matrix protein 2: MEALSQPGFLTSKGLRTTLDRLHAGGQGAWRTDGEAAALLRYAGERYAGLARKFGQSAEDAAAAAFEAMLYPSTRTAADPWAVVTVAVRATLIAEHRAAGLLTSVNRARRASYSVFHDAERFSDRDQELIEFHPALQTADQPNDPEPPFAVAYQVADVLVGLGWPRVQVEMAVEYVCGQVADIGARRAAYESLRRDKAIRVRLDLSHECWIVLLRLTLGHPSGTGVLRDGLIARLLLGDSVATLAASPEVLSAPPLRGGGVVVDGG, encoded by the coding sequence GTGGAAGCTCTCAGCCAACCGGGGTTCCTCACGTCGAAGGGACTTCGTACGACGTTGGATCGGCTTCATGCCGGTGGGCAGGGGGCGTGGCGGACCGACGGGGAGGCGGCCGCGCTGCTGCGCTACGCGGGGGAGCGGTATGCCGGGTTGGCCCGCAAGTTCGGGCAGTCTGCGGAGGATGCTGCTGCGGCTGCGTTTGAGGCGATGCTGTACCCGTCGACTCGGACCGCGGCGGATCCGTGGGCGGTGGTGACGGTGGCGGTGCGGGCGACGTTGATTGCGGAGCACCGGGCGGCAGGGCTGTTGACGTCAGTCAACCGGGCGAGGCGTGCCAGCTACTCGGTGTTTCATGACGCGGAGCGGTTCAGCGACCGCGATCAGGAACTCATCGAGTTTCACCCAGCCCTGCAGACTGCCGATCAGCCGAACGATCCAGAGCCTCCGTTCGCCGTGGCCTACCAGGTTGCTGACGTGCTGGTCGGTCTGGGGTGGCCGCGGGTGCAGGTGGAGATGGCCGTTGAGTACGTGTGTGGGCAAGTGGCCGACATTGGGGCGCGTCGTGCGGCGTATGAGTCGTTGCGTCGGGACAAGGCGATCCGTGTCCGACTGGATCTGTCTCACGAGTGTTGGATCGTGCTGTTGCGTCTGACCTTGGGACACCCGTCCGGGACGGGCGTTCTGCGGGATGGACTGATTGCGCGGCTGCTGCTGGGGGACAGCGTCGCCACGCTGGCTGCCAGTCCTGAGGTGCTGTCTGCGCCTCCTCTCCGTGGCGGCGGTGTGGTGGTTGATGGTGGGTAG
- a CDS encoding lysylphosphatidylglycerol synthase transmembrane domain-containing protein, translating into MSSMGLAVYLVLPQLAGLRETGIAIAQASWWLAPLLGGLEGLALFAYGHMLHILITTGGQAVPESVVQRSTVMGYAIGRALPGGTGAAFALVVASFRNRGLDPVVTGTAMWATGLLSSVVLALMLPIAALLGLFSGHLGSIGVSAVVAAVGVIAIAVVVPIGLQDPEALGRRVRRLVTAVARGPLRNRLDPDSLADGATRGARNILELIRDRRTLSRVACWAAANWLLDAAVVAVLALTVGTGTPLTAVLLAYIVAQIVAALPLTPGGVGVVETAMVGAFVASGAPAAAATATVLGWRLVSHWLPIPIGLALMPEALRKSPL; encoded by the coding sequence ATGAGCAGCATGGGATTGGCCGTCTACCTGGTGTTGCCACAACTGGCGGGCCTCCGCGAGACCGGCATCGCCATCGCCCAGGCCTCATGGTGGCTGGCGCCGCTGCTGGGCGGTTTGGAGGGCTTAGCTCTGTTCGCCTATGGCCACATGCTGCACATTCTCATCACTACTGGTGGCCAGGCCGTTCCAGAATCGGTCGTCCAGCGATCCACGGTCATGGGGTACGCCATCGGCCGAGCACTGCCCGGAGGCACAGGTGCCGCCTTCGCCCTCGTGGTGGCCAGCTTCCGCAACCGGGGCTTGGACCCGGTGGTCACCGGAACGGCGATGTGGGCGACAGGGCTGCTCTCCTCGGTCGTGTTGGCCTTGATGCTGCCAATAGCCGCGCTGCTCGGGCTGTTCAGCGGCCACCTTGGCAGCATCGGTGTCTCAGCGGTCGTGGCAGCCGTCGGCGTGATCGCGATCGCTGTCGTCGTCCCGATAGGTCTGCAGGATCCCGAGGCCTTGGGCAGGCGGGTCCGCCGACTGGTCACAGCCGTGGCGAGAGGGCCGCTGCGCAACCGGTTGGATCCTGACTCGCTGGCCGACGGTGCCACCAGAGGCGCGCGCAACATCCTCGAACTGATCCGGGACCGCCGGACCCTGAGTCGCGTGGCCTGCTGGGCGGCGGCGAACTGGCTGCTCGACGCCGCCGTCGTCGCGGTCCTGGCGCTCACGGTCGGCACGGGCACGCCGCTGACTGCGGTGCTGCTGGCCTACATCGTCGCCCAGATCGTCGCTGCCTTGCCGCTGACACCGGGCGGTGTGGGAGTTGTCGAGACGGCCATGGTGGGGGCGTTCGTCGCATCCGGGGCACCCGCAGCCGCTGCCACCGCAACGGTCCTGGGGTGGCGGCTGGTCAGTCACTGGCTACCCATCCCGATCGGTCTTGCGCTCATGCCCGAAGCACTCCGCAAGTCACCGTTGTGA
- a CDS encoding glycosyltransferase family 2 protein: protein MSGQGVTAVVAAYNEASRIGTVLDVLTGYDGFTEVVVVDDGSTDDTASVAAAHGATCLTVTPNRGKGHAMDVGVQHAPTDVIFFADADIIGLTHEMITATTQPVMDGTCDMFILMRNHKIFLLRAVLSFIPLLGGERAVTKRLWNDVPERFKDRFRIEAGLNFYAIHYGHGLQYRVFPGVTQTVKELKFGIREGLRRRLAMSTEVAAAVWDLQHNELPPTRISHRRAAMQIVLSTVGMLIGVLVVSSAIAEPVPFFQTVFAGELQEDPGAALPSAILGIAATLGGGALLSIGVAIATLNLAVFVAGLVRIVAAGQARLRG from the coding sequence ATGAGCGGCCAAGGTGTGACAGCTGTTGTGGCCGCCTACAACGAGGCATCCCGCATCGGGACGGTCCTGGACGTCCTCACCGGATACGACGGCTTCACCGAGGTCGTCGTGGTCGACGACGGATCGACTGACGACACCGCCAGCGTCGCGGCAGCGCACGGTGCAACCTGCCTGACCGTGACCCCAAACCGTGGCAAAGGGCATGCCATGGACGTTGGCGTCCAGCACGCCCCGACCGACGTCATCTTCTTCGCCGACGCCGACATCATCGGCTTGACACACGAGATGATCACCGCCACCACGCAGCCGGTCATGGATGGAACCTGCGACATGTTCATCCTCATGCGCAACCACAAGATCTTCCTTCTCCGGGCCGTTCTCAGCTTCATCCCACTCCTGGGCGGCGAACGCGCCGTAACCAAACGCCTGTGGAACGACGTTCCAGAACGCTTCAAAGACCGGTTCCGCATCGAAGCAGGCCTCAACTTCTACGCCATCCACTACGGGCACGGATTGCAGTACCGCGTGTTCCCCGGGGTCACCCAGACCGTCAAAGAGCTCAAATTCGGGATCCGCGAAGGCCTGCGACGTCGCCTGGCCATGTCCACCGAGGTCGCAGCGGCCGTCTGGGACCTCCAACACAACGAGCTACCACCAACACGGATCTCCCACCGACGTGCCGCCATGCAGATCGTGCTTTCCACCGTGGGCATGCTCATCGGTGTTCTCGTTGTTTCAAGCGCGATAGCGGAACCCGTGCCGTTCTTCCAAACCGTGTTCGCGGGCGAACTGCAGGAAGATCCGGGCGCTGCACTTCCCAGCGCCATCCTGGGCATCGCCGCAACGCTTGGCGGCGGAGCCCTGCTGAGCATCGGCGTCGCCATCGCCACGCTCAACCTCGCCGTGTTCGTTGCAGGACTGGTCCGCATCGTCGCCGCAGGCCAAGCACGTCTCAGGGGTTGA
- a CDS encoding DedA family protein encodes MSGIVDAILGMSGTAAYVAVGLLAFGEAAAFIGLVLPGELAVILGGVVVAQGNASLPVMIAVASVAAIAGDSVGYEMGRHFGPRIVAWEPFQRRYGEKVIAASAYLRERGGRAVFVGRWTSLLRALVPGLAGMSKMPYGRFLVFNVVGGVAWATTFVLVGYLAGASWRVVERVAGRASLLLLVLIVVFFLVRAVTRRLLARTDRVRQRLDALAGTPAVRWVRSTFSRPMAIAANRVTPGASRGLGWTMSAVLVGASGWVVGFVIQDVLAREELVLLDRPVASWVADHTTAAATRYAEMVTDLFGPPIGIWFVASVVGITWWRVGRGAAIRPAVAAALAGLVATLLSTALPTTLSGTSFPSLSVAWVMAAVVATVAAVGQADLRLSIRLAGAGTATSLAVALADLVSADVSLSGVVAGFGVGTLIAAGVEFTARSIAPSPGVVPDPAPP; translated from the coding sequence ATGTCCGGAATCGTTGATGCCATTCTGGGGATGTCGGGGACGGCTGCCTACGTGGCCGTCGGATTGCTGGCCTTTGGGGAGGCGGCTGCCTTCATCGGTCTGGTCCTGCCTGGCGAGCTGGCCGTAATCCTCGGCGGTGTCGTCGTTGCGCAGGGGAACGCGTCCTTGCCGGTGATGATCGCTGTGGCATCTGTCGCGGCCATTGCGGGGGACTCGGTGGGCTATGAGATGGGGCGCCACTTCGGGCCGCGGATCGTGGCTTGGGAGCCGTTCCAGCGCCGGTATGGCGAGAAGGTCATCGCGGCGAGCGCCTACCTGAGGGAGCGTGGTGGCCGGGCGGTCTTCGTTGGTCGCTGGACGTCGCTGCTGCGCGCGTTGGTGCCGGGTCTTGCTGGGATGAGCAAGATGCCCTACGGCCGGTTCCTGGTGTTCAATGTGGTTGGTGGGGTGGCGTGGGCGACGACCTTTGTGTTGGTGGGGTATCTGGCCGGGGCGTCATGGCGTGTGGTGGAGCGGGTTGCGGGACGGGCCTCGCTGTTGTTGCTGGTGCTCATCGTGGTGTTCTTCCTGGTCCGTGCGGTGACACGACGTCTGTTGGCCAGGACCGACCGGGTCCGGCAGCGGCTGGATGCGCTGGCCGGTACCCCGGCGGTTCGGTGGGTCAGGTCGACGTTCAGTCGCCCGATGGCCATCGCTGCGAACCGCGTGACCCCCGGTGCCTCGCGAGGGCTTGGCTGGACGATGTCAGCAGTCTTGGTCGGTGCGAGTGGCTGGGTCGTGGGATTTGTGATCCAGGACGTGTTGGCCAGGGAGGAGTTGGTCTTGTTGGACCGGCCAGTTGCATCGTGGGTGGCGGATCACACCACGGCAGCCGCAACAAGGTACGCAGAGATGGTCACCGATCTGTTCGGTCCGCCGATCGGCATCTGGTTCGTTGCCAGTGTTGTCGGGATCACCTGGTGGCGGGTAGGCCGCGGCGCCGCGATTCGTCCCGCGGTTGCCGCGGCCCTGGCCGGCCTGGTCGCGACGCTGCTCAGTACTGCCCTGCCCACGACGCTGTCGGGTACGAGCTTTCCGTCCCTGAGTGTTGCCTGGGTGATGGCGGCTGTCGTCGCCACGGTTGCCGCGGTCGGGCAGGCAGACCTCCGTCTCTCCATTCGCCTGGCCGGAGCCGGTACGGCCACGTCGTTGGCGGTCGCGCTGGCCGATCTGGTTTCAGCTGACGTGTCGCTGTCGGGTGTCGTTGCGGGATTCGGGGTCGGCACGCTGATCGCAGCGGGTGTCGAGTTCACTGCCCGAAGCATCGCCCCCTCGCCAGGCGTCGTGCCGGATCCCGCGCCGCCCTGA
- a CDS encoding metallophosphoesterase family protein — protein MTAPRSRFRRWRVGIVLLSALGLLTGAVWSTALSSGPPAVWTPTAVEPVEPFAADARPLVRLAAAGDVGTADHHERRTASAMDALESDRPFDALLLLGDNVYPSGDPSQVEEAVLDPFAGVLDGGTQLLPVLGNHDDARGEEQAAALGMPGRWYVTRVGVVDVISLDSNRPYAADQLDWLEQTLSESDATWIIATMHHPPFSGGHHGSSIDVRAAFTPLFDRFGVDLVLSGHDHDYQRFRPISGTTYIVSGAGAKLRPTALADFSVAATSTRHFLDIAVFEDRMQVRAVDQDGQVFDRLTLRS, from the coding sequence ATGACGGCGCCCCGATCGCGGTTCCGCCGTTGGCGTGTGGGAATCGTGCTGCTGTCTGCACTCGGGCTCCTCACCGGCGCGGTTTGGTCAACGGCACTCTCTAGTGGGCCACCGGCCGTGTGGACGCCTACAGCAGTAGAGCCGGTGGAGCCGTTTGCGGCAGACGCACGCCCACTGGTCCGACTTGCAGCGGCAGGCGATGTCGGCACCGCTGATCACCACGAGCGACGAACGGCTTCGGCCATGGATGCCCTCGAATCGGATCGTCCCTTCGATGCCTTGCTGCTTCTGGGCGACAACGTCTACCCATCGGGCGATCCGTCCCAAGTTGAGGAAGCGGTCCTTGACCCCTTTGCGGGCGTCCTCGACGGCGGCACCCAGCTGCTGCCGGTCCTTGGCAACCACGATGACGCGCGCGGTGAGGAGCAGGCAGCTGCGCTGGGCATGCCGGGCCGCTGGTACGTGACGCGAGTCGGCGTCGTGGATGTCATCTCACTTGACTCCAACCGGCCATACGCGGCTGACCAGCTCGACTGGCTTGAACAGACGTTGTCTGAGTCAGACGCCACCTGGATCATCGCCACGATGCATCATCCGCCGTTCTCAGGCGGACATCACGGCTCCAGCATCGACGTCCGAGCTGCCTTCACGCCGCTGTTCGACCGGTTCGGCGTCGATCTGGTCCTGTCGGGTCACGACCACGACTATCAGCGCTTTCGCCCGATCAGTGGCACCACCTACATCGTGTCGGGTGCCGGCGCCAAGCTCCGCCCGACCGCCCTGGCTGATTTCTCCGTCGCCGCAACCTCGACCCGGCACTTCCTGGACATCGCAGTCTTTGAGGACAGGATGCAGGTTCGGGCCGTGGACCAGGACGGCCAAGTCTTCGACCGCCTGACCCTACGATCCTGA
- a CDS encoding YkvA family protein codes for MVVIGALVIVMTWVALMVLAARLPEGALRELAGFLPDCVTTVRRLRKNPLVPRRAKVALALAGLWVISPVDLIPEFLPIIGPLDDIVIIALSFRYAAKQVPRDTVLQAWPGNPDTINRLLGQAATPDPPSAN; via the coding sequence ATGGTTGTGATCGGTGCTCTCGTCATCGTGATGACGTGGGTGGCGCTGATGGTGCTTGCTGCCCGCCTCCCCGAGGGTGCCCTGCGGGAGTTGGCAGGATTTCTGCCCGACTGTGTGACCACGGTTCGGCGCCTTCGGAAGAATCCTCTCGTGCCTCGCCGTGCCAAGGTTGCGCTCGCACTTGCCGGCCTCTGGGTGATCTCCCCCGTCGACCTGATCCCCGAGTTCCTGCCGATCATCGGACCGCTGGATGACATCGTGATAATTGCGCTTTCGTTTCGCTACGCCGCCAAACAGGTCCCACGGGACACCGTCCTCCAGGCATGGCCAGGCAATCCAGACACGATCAACCGGCTTCTCGGTCAAGCAGCCACCCCCGATCCGCCCTCTGCCAACTGA
- a CDS encoding PepSY domain-containing protein — protein MEIKNKVAAVSVGAVTSLAAVTGLAAFAGAQSPDASADTTIQAESVPAEAIESPENEADEAAENAALAEQASLSAADAEAAATAAVPGTAAPAELEDEDGTVAYEVEVTDDAGTVHEVIIDANTGDVLAQEVDDDDDGADDDEGEESEADEAAENAALAEQASLSAADAEAAATAAVPGTAAPAELEDEDGTVVYEVEVTDEAGTVHEVIIDANTGDVLAQEVDDDDDDDDDDGREGTESAGEPADMPAGEAAGN, from the coding sequence ATGGAGATCAAGAACAAGGTCGCAGCCGTCAGTGTCGGCGCGGTGACCTCACTCGCCGCCGTCACCGGACTGGCCGCATTCGCCGGGGCCCAGAGCCCCGACGCCTCCGCTGACACAACCATCCAAGCTGAGTCGGTTCCCGCTGAGGCGATCGAGAGTCCCGAGAACGAGGCCGATGAGGCAGCGGAGAACGCTGCGCTTGCCGAACAGGCCAGCCTGAGCGCTGCTGACGCCGAGGCTGCCGCGACCGCAGCGGTCCCCGGTACCGCCGCCCCGGCCGAGCTCGAAGACGAGGACGGCACCGTGGCCTACGAGGTCGAGGTCACCGATGACGCCGGCACCGTCCACGAGGTCATCATCGACGCCAACACCGGCGACGTCCTCGCACAGGAGGTCGACGACGATGACGACGGCGCCGACGATGACGAGGGCGAGGAGAGCGAGGCCGATGAGGCAGCGGAGAACGCTGCGCTTGCCGAACAGGCCAGCCTGAGCGCTGCTGACGCCGAGGCTGCCGCGACCGCAGCGGTCCCCGGCACCGCCGCCCCGGCCGAGCTCGAAGACGAGGACGGCACCGTGGTGTACGAGGTCGAGGTCACCGATGAAGCCGGCACCGTCCACGAGGTCATCATCGACGCCAACACCGGCGACGTTCTCGCACAGGAGGTCGACGACGACGACGATGACGATGACGATGACGGTCGTGAGGGCACTGAGAGCGCTGGCGAACCAGCCGACATGCCCGCTGGTGAAGCCGCAGGCAACTAG
- a CDS encoding M48 family metallopeptidase produces the protein MVRHWAEVPLLWLCSLVTMAGAVTAGYFIWQDRSVPEWALGSTVGLLAPVVAAVAIRWLFWSQIINAVPVSPNQLPDLFGLYESLVERMGLGYRPRLFVVNGNGRVNGFAAKCRVRRGYVVLSSDLVDVGYELDEWDTVRFVLAHELAHIRCGHVALWRTAIRFLPGLVRLDRSLTRAQEYTADRTAAFFVPEGAAGLMLLFGGKRVHRHVDVGAYRESVAELGESIWLRLANALSDHPVGFRRMEPLLQVDERGWDVHGRMF, from the coding sequence ATGGTGCGCCACTGGGCCGAGGTGCCGCTGCTGTGGCTGTGCAGCTTGGTCACGATGGCCGGTGCGGTGACGGCGGGCTACTTCATTTGGCAGGACCGGTCGGTTCCGGAGTGGGCGCTGGGCTCCACGGTAGGGCTGCTTGCTCCGGTGGTGGCGGCTGTTGCGATCCGCTGGTTGTTCTGGTCGCAGATCATCAACGCGGTGCCGGTATCGCCGAATCAGTTGCCTGATCTGTTTGGACTCTACGAGTCGTTGGTGGAGCGGATGGGATTGGGCTACCGGCCACGTCTGTTCGTAGTCAATGGCAACGGGAGGGTGAATGGGTTTGCGGCGAAGTGTCGCGTGCGTCGTGGCTATGTGGTGTTGTCCAGTGATCTGGTCGACGTCGGCTATGAGCTGGATGAGTGGGACACTGTCCGTTTCGTTCTGGCGCACGAGTTGGCGCATATCAGGTGTGGGCATGTGGCGCTATGGCGCACAGCGATCCGGTTCCTTCCCGGCCTTGTACGGCTCGATCGGAGTCTGACGCGGGCGCAGGAGTACACCGCGGACCGGACCGCGGCGTTCTTTGTCCCCGAAGGTGCGGCCGGCCTGATGCTGTTGTTTGGGGGAAAACGGGTTCATCGGCACGTAGACGTCGGGGCATACCGGGAGTCCGTGGCTGAGCTGGGCGAGAGCATCTGGTTGCGGCTAGCCAATGCGTTGTCAGATCATCCGGTCGGGTTCCGGCGCATGGAACCGCTGTTGCAGGTTGACGAGCGGGGGTGGGACGTCCATGGACGCATGTTCTGA
- a CDS encoding DedA family protein — MIPLAAQQLTGVAGWMTSLIDSLGAAGVGVVIFAETVVPPIPSEVVLPAAGYLSGTGSLNLVATLLWATVGSVLGALLLYGLGAWIGVGRLREAAEKMPLMSATDIDTATRVFGRWQRTAVFFGRLIPGVRSLVSIPAGVERMPLASFVVLTGLGSLLWNALLIGAGFWLGETYGATETVSTWLNTVVYVGLGGMVVWFVGSRIRARVRRSA; from the coding sequence ATGATCCCACTTGCCGCACAACAGCTGACCGGCGTGGCCGGTTGGATGACCTCGCTCATCGATTCGCTCGGCGCGGCTGGCGTCGGTGTCGTGATCTTCGCCGAAACGGTGGTGCCGCCCATTCCCAGTGAGGTGGTGCTGCCCGCGGCCGGCTATCTCAGCGGCACGGGCAGTCTGAATCTGGTCGCAACACTCCTCTGGGCAACCGTGGGCAGCGTCCTCGGTGCCCTGTTGCTGTACGGATTGGGTGCCTGGATCGGTGTCGGCCGACTACGGGAGGCTGCCGAGAAGATGCCGTTGATGTCGGCAACCGACATCGACACTGCGACCAGGGTCTTTGGCAGGTGGCAACGCACGGCCGTCTTCTTCGGCCGGTTGATTCCTGGCGTGCGCAGCCTGGTGTCCATCCCCGCGGGGGTAGAGAGAATGCCGTTGGCATCGTTCGTGGTCTTGACCGGGCTCGGATCGCTGCTGTGGAATGCCCTGCTCATCGGCGCTGGCTTCTGGCTTGGTGAGACCTACGGCGCAACCGAGACCGTCAGTACCTGGCTGAACACTGTGGTCTACGTCGGTCTTGGCGGCATGGTCGTGTGGTTTGTGGGCTCTCGGATTCGTGCTCGAGTTCGCAGATCGGCATGA
- a CDS encoding M23 family metallopeptidase: protein MKHLLVVLALVGALLVPPTMLTGVAVLSGMSAGSTCARSQAGRLPGETLDQVVAETADGSRVVVRGSQLEHAATIITVGLGTPGVGARGVVVAVTAALTESSLRMLANTAAHPSSGALPNDGDGGDHDSLGLFQMRPSMGWGTVAELMDPTFQARAFFGGPTGPNGGSPPGLLDIPDWTVVPVAVAAQRVEVSAHPDRYATWEPVARTLVAELTSAAGPPSVGGVVLPVPDGSYRISSGFGVRADPIDPSVQRLHAGLDFAAPDGTPIASVADGIVVAAGPSSSGGNRIIVEHQVGGVVVTSVYRHMWDHGIGVAIGDPVVAGQQIGQVGSQGRSTGPHLHLEIRPGGPSHPAMDPEVWLTTHHATPLDGPTQPACQQGGPPFPFQGPDGGLVADPTGTGGQVTPRLAHLVAQARPAFPASEWVCWSERPGSRSEHPLGRACDVTFGNPIGAFPDADAVAAGWAMTQWLQTHDEALGVTYLIWQGQIWSRARAVEGWRPYNGGGMHDPRDPTGGHFDHLHITVDA from the coding sequence GTGAAGCATCTGCTCGTTGTGCTGGCTTTGGTTGGCGCGCTGCTGGTCCCGCCCACGATGCTGACCGGTGTGGCGGTGCTGTCTGGCATGTCGGCCGGATCCACGTGTGCACGATCGCAAGCCGGGCGGCTGCCCGGTGAGACCCTTGATCAGGTGGTCGCAGAGACTGCGGACGGCAGCAGGGTGGTGGTGCGCGGGTCGCAGCTTGAGCATGCGGCCACGATCATCACAGTCGGGTTGGGGACGCCCGGGGTTGGCGCGCGGGGCGTCGTGGTGGCGGTGACGGCGGCGTTGACCGAGTCCAGTCTGCGGATGCTGGCCAACACCGCGGCCCATCCGTCCTCGGGGGCGTTGCCCAACGATGGGGACGGCGGGGACCATGACTCGTTGGGGCTGTTTCAGATGCGCCCATCGATGGGCTGGGGGACGGTCGCGGAGCTGATGGACCCCACCTTCCAGGCCAGGGCGTTCTTCGGCGGTCCGACCGGACCAAATGGCGGGTCGCCGCCCGGTCTGCTGGACATCCCCGACTGGACCGTCGTGCCGGTCGCGGTGGCCGCCCAGCGCGTGGAGGTCTCCGCGCATCCGGACCGCTACGCCACCTGGGAGCCAGTCGCCCGAACCCTTGTGGCGGAACTCACCAGCGCTGCTGGGCCGCCGTCGGTGGGAGGTGTGGTGCTGCCCGTTCCCGACGGGTCGTATCGGATCTCCTCGGGCTTTGGGGTTCGGGCGGACCCGATCGATCCGTCGGTGCAGCGGCTGCACGCGGGGCTGGACTTCGCCGCCCCCGATGGCACCCCGATCGCCTCGGTGGCTGATGGGATCGTGGTGGCTGCCGGACCCTCCAGCAGTGGCGGCAACCGGATCATCGTGGAACACCAGGTCGGCGGGGTGGTGGTGACGTCGGTGTACCGGCACATGTGGGATCACGGCATCGGCGTGGCCATCGGCGATCCAGTGGTGGCGGGGCAACAGATCGGCCAGGTTGGCTCGCAGGGCCGCTCGACTGGACCCCACCTGCATCTGGAGATCCGTCCCGGCGGCCCCTCCCACCCCGCTATGGACCCCGAGGTCTGGCTCACCACCCACCACGCCACCCCACTTGACGGCCCCACCCAGCCCGCATGCCAGCAGGGAGGCCCGCCTTTTCCGTTCCAGGGGCCCGATGGTGGGTTGGTTGCCGACCCGACCGGCACGGGCGGCCAGGTCACTCCCCGGCTGGCCCACCTCGTTGCTCAGGCCCGCCCTGCGTTCCCAGCCAGCGAGTGGGTGTGCTGGTCGGAGCGACCGGGCAGCCGGTCGGAGCATCCGCTTGGCCGGGCGTGCGATGTCACGTTCGGCAACCCCATCGGTGCGTTCCCCGACGCCGACGCGGTCGCTGCGGGCTGGGCGATGACGCAGTGGCTACAGACCCACGACGAGGCGCTCGGGGTGACCTACCTGATCTGGCAGGGGCAGATATGGAGCCGGGCCCGGGCGGTAGAGGGCTGGCGTCCCTACAACGGCGGCGGGATGCATGACCCACGCGACCCGACGGGCGGCCACTTCGACCACCTCCACATCACCGTCGATGCTTGA
- a CDS encoding ParB N-terminal domain-containing protein, protein MVGSRAGFVEVDRPLGSITVGRRHRRDLGDLDDLVDSIRRLGLLQPITITPEGLLLCGARRLEAARRLGMREISVWVRAGISGRLEQLLAEQHDNAQRKELTPIEAAGLYREMKALISEDNARRQQRSRFQSEAAATDRSGRDGPVDSTAPDDRTSRSRAAQFVTGRNGYTRLEQVGRLQRIAEDPTIAETVRERAESALAAIERDGTVNGHYQSFLNSTADPSEPRTPGPGPRAPFEQQQAGEAAGGRPVRPPVEEDRGLKARRRAVRAFWLVWGELGGWDRRFDPVEIGRGLNAEQWAEFEAIVTATTTFLDAARQARDTIQAA, encoded by the coding sequence ATGGTGGGTAGCCGTGCGGGATTTGTGGAGGTGGATCGGCCACTGGGATCAATCACGGTTGGTCGGCGTCATCGTCGGGATCTGGGTGATCTTGATGATCTGGTGGACTCAATTCGGCGGCTGGGGTTGTTGCAGCCGATCACGATCACCCCGGAGGGGCTGTTGTTGTGTGGCGCACGCCGGTTGGAGGCGGCACGGCGGCTGGGGATGCGAGAGATCTCGGTGTGGGTCCGGGCTGGCATCTCCGGCCGGTTGGAGCAGTTGCTGGCGGAGCAGCATGACAACGCGCAACGCAAGGAGCTGACGCCGATCGAGGCTGCCGGGCTGTATCGGGAGATGAAGGCGCTGATCTCAGAAGACAATGCCCGACGGCAGCAGCGCAGCCGTTTCCAGTCCGAGGCCGCTGCGACGGATCGGTCGGGTCGTGACGGTCCTGTCGATTCGACAGCACCGGATGATCGGACGTCGAGGTCCCGTGCCGCACAGTTCGTGACCGGCCGGAACGGCTACACCCGGCTGGAACAGGTTGGCCGACTCCAACGCATCGCAGAGGACCCCACCATCGCCGAGACGGTTCGCGAACGGGCCGAGTCGGCGTTGGCGGCCATCGAGCGGGACGGCACCGTCAACGGCCACTACCAGAGCTTCCTCAACTCGACCGCAGACCCCAGCGAACCAAGGACGCCAGGACCTGGACCACGAGCGCCCTTTGAACAGCAGCAAGCCGGTGAGGCTGCGGGTGGGCGGCCGGTCCGGCCGCCGGTGGAGGAGGATCGTGGGCTAAAGGCGCGGCGTCGGGCGGTCAGGGCGTTCTGGCTGGTGTGGGGCGAGTTGGGTGGGTGGGACAGGCGGTTTGATCCGGTCGAGATCGGCAGGGGTCTCAACGCCGAGCAGTGGGCCGAGTTCGAGGCCATCGTGACCGCCACGACAACCTTCCTGGACGCGGCACGACAGGCCCGGGACACAATCCAAGCAGCCTGA